GAAATAGCCGTCAGCGCCGGCCTTTTTTCCCTCGGTACGATCATACTCCTGGCCCTTGGCTGTGAGCATGATGACAGGACAGTTCTTGTTTTCGGGATCTTCCTTCAGGATGCGGGTGGCCTCAAGCCCGTCCATGCCTCCGGGCATCATGATGTCCATGAGGATCAGGTCGGGTTTTTCCCTGCGAGCGATCTCCAAGGCTTTTTCAGCGCTATCAGCTTGCAGGATTTGATAGTTCTCGACTTCGAGGGTGACCTCCACCAGTTCGCGGACTTCACTGCGATCATCCACAATAAGAATCTTTTTCATGATTAACCCTACAACGATATTTATAAATTAAGTTGGCATTTTTCCTTTCTTTTCTTATGGG
This is a stretch of genomic DNA from Candidatus Desulfatibia profunda. It encodes these proteins:
- a CDS encoding response regulator, with the protein product MKKILIVDDRSEVRELVEVTLEVENYQILQADSAEKALEIARREKPDLILMDIMMPGGMDGLEATRILKEDPENKNCPVIMLTAKGQEYDRTEGKKAGADGYFIKPFSPLDLLRKVEEILGE